From Spodoptera frugiperda isolate SF20-4 chromosome 27, AGI-APGP_CSIRO_Sfru_2.0, whole genome shotgun sequence, a single genomic window includes:
- the LOC118263453 gene encoding protein sprouty has product MDEYGGPAAPPRPPKPAARVHRPTGARQPTVSLLRPRPEAERERNAYVEAPRRAHAVPVPPHTAAHQPLKPVTTQPAAAADKRRAGALPADSIVCDTCGRCRCEQCARPRPLPSRWLCGSCLCSAEACVDYASCMCCVKALFYHCGSGEEEAGEPCACGPRLACVGALALPLPCLWLYWPLRGCAAAGAALYARCRRSGCRCPEPPPRLSSII; this is encoded by the coding sequence ATGGATGAGTATGGCGGGCCGGCGGCGCCGCCCCGGCCGCCAAAGCCGGCGGCGCGCGTCCACAGGCCGACGGGCGCGCGCCAGCCCACCGTGTCGTTGCTGCGGCCACGACCTGAGGCCGAGCGCGAGCGAAACGCCTACGTGGAGGCTCCACGGCGAGCTCACGCCGTGCCCGTGCCTCCCCATACGGCCGCGCATCAACCTCTCAAGCCGGTGACGACGCAGCCGGCCGCCGCGGCCGACAAGCGGCGCGCCGGCGCCCTCCCGGCCGATTCGATAGTGTGCGACACGTGCGGCCGCTGCCGCTGCGAGCAGTgcgcgcgcccgcgcccgctgCCGTCCCGCTGGCTGTGCGGCTCGTGCCTGTGCAGCGCCGAGGCGTGCGTCGACTACGCGTCGTGCATGTGTTGCGTGAAAGCGCTGTTCTACCACTGCGGGAGCGGCGAGGAGGAGGCGGGCGAGCCGTGCGCGTGCGGGCCGCGGCTGGCGTGCGTGGGCGCGCTGGCGCTGCCGCTGCCGTGCCTGTGGCTGTACTGGCCGCTGCGCgggtgcgcggcggcgggcgcggcgctgTACGCGCGCTGCCGCCGCTCCGGCTGCCGCTGCCCCGAGCCCCCTCCGCGGCTCTCCAGTATTATCTAG